GTTATGTCTATTCCCTATTGTGGTGTAAATTCAATAATTTAATAGTGTAGCTTTGAAAAAATGTAGTTTGGTTCCCCTCAGggaaagagataaaagatacgTAAATCAAGAAAGTGCTCCACATACCTTCCCTACACTTAATTGTTTTTGTTATCCGATCCATATGTTAAAATGTTAAGATCTAGTCCAATAAATCTCTATGTTAATGATGATGGGGTGCATAATTATCTCATTTTCTAATAGATAGTGTTATCAATTTTTGTAAATATCATTAAAATTACAAGGATTATAATTTAGACCTAAAGCAAGCATCAACATCCAACAAACAGAATTcaacaaaaatgataaatttttttAGGGTTTATTATCACGTTTAGCTTGTGCCAGACACTATTTACATATGgtagccaaaaaaatatataaaatttatataattcttgtatataacatacataatatatatgtatatacaaaaaatatataaattttatacatttttctgctattatttttacagcggctataaaatatcattttttcaaatttttacgTATCCAAAACCCTctttatatatagagagagactAGAGTAATTATGCCTAGGGCAAATCTAGTGAGTAAACTATATGTTAATAAGTAGCTTTAGCTTAGATTCTTTATATGTATTACAAATCCACTgaaaatacaaataataaatttcaAACACAATAAATTCCAATGAAATATCGCATATTTCGAATTCGAACTCATAAAGTTCAAATCTCGGGTAAAAAAGCACCAGGGGTTTTGGACTTCTAAAGGAAGATCGCCTGAAATTTTTAACTAACTTATTAATTTATAATATTGTCAATTTGTATTCTAATTCACATAAAGCTCAATATTGGTTCCAAAATTAAGATCTAGCGGTTTTTCCCCCTTAACTTTAGAGGTGAATACAACAGGtgaaaattaaatattaaataacgtcttttttttttagaacaaAAGATCATTAAAATGTCAAAATTAATTAATGACAAACGAAGTTCTAATACAAAGAACCCAAAGAGCAGCCTTTGCCAAAGCAAAAGGTTTGAGACATCTACAGCCAAAAGGAGCTTAGTCATACGAGTActaaaaaacacacaaaaaaaaataaagtcgCACCAATTCAAAGTTGGTCACCTCCTTTATTTCGAGGGCCTTTCATCATACATGCATTAACACAAGCAACTTTATGCATATATACCTTATTTATTTCGTTTTTTCATAAGGTACTCAATATTCTCATCAAAGCTCGATTAAATTTGAATTTATATATTTAGGGCAAACTATTCCGTAACAAAAATAACTCTACATCCAAACTTAAACCTAAGACCTCTAAGGAGTACTTGCCGCTTCCAGGGTAAAACTATGTGTAGCCAAAGGTAGTCAATTGAACTTTCTTTGCCGAAAATTATACTATTATagaataaactattttttgttattaatcAAAAATAGACTTTGAACTCCTTTGCATACCCCTCACAAAGAATgtattcaaattttaaatatCCTTATTACATTTTCTAGCTTCGCCACTAACCGCTTCATCGTAATCCTTATTAGTACTCATATACCTTATTAACATAGAAAAATTGCTACTTTTATCATCgaaaaaaaaatatcatttgCATGCAGAAAAGTCCATTTGCAATTATCAAATCGTTACGCATTAATTAGAGCATGTGACAgaaaattgatatatatatagatagatgtCGGTTCTCTTGCGTCAGTCTAATCACATCATCTTATCGCGTCAAGCAGCTTATAGTCAATTacattttcctttgtttttttcaaGTGAAAGCAGACAGCAAAAGTACTCTAGTAGCCAGAATTTTTGTTAATGgatgtcaaaatatataaaagtaaatatacCAGGAAATTAAGGAGAGtcaatacataatatatatatatatatatatatatatatatatacatatatatatatatatatatatatattttatctaCCTATATAGTATATTTTTCCCGCGAAAGGTTGTCATTTGACACCCCTTCGtataaggtggctccgccactgctcTACGTACGAAATACTGGTATATACACTTAGTGGCTGGGGAAAGATGACAAGAAAAGTTGTTATACTATTCAGAGTTGTAATGACTAACTCTTTACTTTTGTTTTTAatactcccttcgtttcaatatagatgagttagtttgactcgacacggaatttaagaagaagaaaaagagtacttttgaaacttgtggtgtcttaaaagtttaaggggtaaaagctttgtggggtcatgacatttgtgtgattgtaaaagtttctcattaagggtaaaataggtaaaatgaagagtttaaattaaattattttcaaatttagaaatgtgttatttatttggaacagactaaaaaagaaaaatatctcATCTATTTTAAAACGGAAGGAGTACttcttttagaaaaaaaaattgaaactctaTTTATATCCTTAGAACATAAATTAAGGTTGTTGAAGGATGATTTGAGCCACATCCTAATAGGGCACTTTACTTTAAAGATTATTATTTTAAAGATTTTTGCTAACTTTGAGTATTATAGTTATCAATTTACTAAATCAATCAAGGTGCAAGCATATTACTACTTACTAGTCTGGTCAGAGACGGATCCAGAATTTAGAGTTTATAAATTTCTATAATGATATTATATTAATAACTAGATGCAcaactaaatatttataaatatttaataaattttttttatatatatacaagatatgaGCAAACGCTATTAGCCCCTAAAACCATCATTGGCGGTGGCAGCGAGAGTCTTCCGCACAATAAGTGTGAGTTCGAGTCTTCATTGTTCCATTTCCCCTCTCCTTTCCCTGATCCCTCTACGAAATATATCGAAAATTTTAgggaaaataaggaaaagaaggTGTAGGTATTTACTTGCATAATTTTAGAATGATTCCATTCAACTGAACTTGGTATTTTTAACACAAAACCTAAATATATATTTAGAATTAAAAATCACTAAAATTTTAAGAAATATTAAATTCtgaattttgaattttagaaGTACAATTTGCTCCGTGTTAAGTTGTTATGCTTCTGTTACTGTTACGGTTTCTACTGGAGTTACTAATgaattgtcttttttttcttgttttttatttctgtctttctgagccgaggatctatcggaaacagtctctctgccctaTCGGGAtaggataaggtctgcgtacacattaccctcctcagaccccactttgTGGTTAACTTTTAAGAACTTTCCTCGAAAGAGAAAATTTTGGCATCACACTCACATTTGGTGCTTCACAAGTCCAACTCATATATGAATTTAAAACATGCACTCAACTTATTTTCCAGGAGTCAAAAGCTTTCTAAATCGTGAAATTTCCCTGCACTTCAACAggtggaaaaaaaaaaagaacatgaAAATGAAATCACTTCCTCTTAAAGTGAAACTGAGGTTTCATTGAATCTTCAATTCTACTTTTGAAATATTCCTAAGAAATTTTGCTCTAATTCAGGTCTTGTTGCCCGTGCGTAGGGTATATTTCATGATTCtcaaattaaaagtctgaaatttAATTAGAGTATGTAGTTTTCCAAGAAAAGaagattatattttaaagaaGGCGGCTCTAAATATGCGTGCATGGAGTTATTATACATACTTTTCATTTGAATAATTATGAAAAATAGAGGtttacatggaccgggttggttcggtttttattaaaaccaaatcaatccaactatatcggtttggattggttcggttttatcggggttttcgggtttttctgttacatgaatattatttcaatcttactttattaaaattatagataaagctttgataagtgaatatatgtttagtaaatatggaaaaaaattgacaaacatatgattaatcaaaatattctaatgggagaatttttttagtaacacatgatagttattttctaagacgtctaacaataattttttgttaatttacgctttcaaggttaatacatgagaggatcccaaatatttctatattttctaaagaaaattgactataaagtcttaaaaatataaataaaatttatatatttatatgtcggcttggttcgaatttttttactcaataccaaaccaagtcaaaccaaatctagtcgggttttttaatcggtttggtgtagtttttcggttcggtttgaacacccctaataaaaaaatatgagaatttaaaataaaataaaggagcAATGGAGTAAttcaaaaaattataaatttttaaaactttatGCACTAACAGTGAATTTTTCTTTTACATAATCAGATCATTTATAAGGTCAATACAAGTAAATTTCTATGGTAAACATTAATGACTCGACAAAAATCAATGGTAATGATAGTATATAACCATATACTATAGTGATAGATTAAACAAAAACTAGCTACATTGATATAGTAATTTCTTTACCCAATCAGTATATATTACTTAAATCctattatataaataataagtaTGAAGCAAACAAACCGTGAACATACATTACATCAGTCAGTCAGGTGGATTCCAAAtattgtttaaaaaaaatttaaaaaaacaaaaaaaaaaaaacgtatTCACCAAGATTGTTTAGGCATAGAAattgggtgaaattcaaaaatagccagattcaactggtcgttcaaaaataacTCAGTTTccaaagtaatcgaaatttagccatttttcatgtaaagataaatctgagcgaaaacaacgttcaaaatccaaaaaatacacCAGTagattatgctggagttccatcataagtatacttgaactccaacatattatactggaattccaggataagtatgttggaactccagcataatataatggagttccGGCATAAGTAcgctagaactccagcataatatactggagttccagcaagtataccggtccagcataatatactggagtttggagcaccggtgctccagtctccagtatattatactggagccagcaaattataccggtccagcataatatgctggagttcatacacaggtgcaccgaactccagtatattatgctggatcggtctctgttgcagcaaaatagtggctatttttcattgacttggtaaacgctggttatttttgaatgaccggTCCGAAAACTGGTTATACCATGCTATTTTTACATAGAAATTAGTAGGTAACAACAGCCAAAATGTGGGGTCTGGTCAAACTTAAAAGTATGCAACTTTATTAATTCTCTTTTCATTCATGTTTGGGAATGAGAAGTGAGCATGTAATTTCTATATAATAGGTATCATCACACTGCAAAAGAAAATCGTCCAACTACAACAAGAATAGAAGATAATTATGGGAAGTGAATTGGTGGAAATTAAGATGAGCCAATCACCACTAAAAATTGGTGATAAAGAAGTGCAAAATACAGTTTCTTTAACACCATCTCCAATTCTTGATTCTATACCAAAAACACCCAAAAGTCCATTTGGTGCAAGAATAATGACACCATTGGCTAGTCCTATGAAAAAAGCTTTAACATATATGGAAGAAATTGGTCATTTCACTAAACTTGATCCTCAAGATGCTTGGCTTCCTATTACTGAGTCAAGAAATGGGAATGCATATTATGCTGCATTTCATACACTTAGTTCTGGAATTGGAGTCCAAGCTCTTGTCCTTCCTCTTGCTTTTATTACACTTGGATGGTATGTGTAATAATCATCAATActcttatctttttttctttttccattagCTCGTATTTTATTTCCCCaatagaaaaagaaataaacGGTGTATTGTTTGCTACTACAAAAGCcattttcctttaaaaaaaataatattttttggaataaaaATTGCGGTGCTTATTAAGAGAGTGCAAAATATTTTGGTAAAATGGATAGTGTTTTCATGAAATTTTTAGTATATTAAAGTGTTGGTTTAAGCAATGATTAATATGGTGTTTGGATTAGCTTTTAACTGGTCAAATCAGCTTTTAAgttctttttaacttttttcagTGTTCGACAAAGTTAAAAAGTGCTTAAAAAGTTAAAACTGtttaaaacaagccaaaagcaatAAGATGGGCACCCCAAATTATTTTTTGGCTTAAAAATTATTTCTAccgaaaaactatttttttaagccaatccaaacgggcaCTAAGTTAAAGTTGTATAATTGTGAAGGAAAATTCTGCCCAAAAGTGAGGAAATTCGTcttttggaaaacatttttcgAAAAACCTTTTATACCAAACGTAcgtaatagacccttgtggtttgACCCTTCCCCGAATCTTATATAtgacgggagcttagtgcactgaTCTGTCCTTTGCTCCCAAAAGGAAAGTTGGATTTCTATGATGTAAACTGATCAACTTGCACTTTGATAATTAAACTTGTAGGATATGGGGGATAATAAGCCTCTCAATAATATTTATGTGGCAATTATACACACTCTGGTTACTCATCCAACTTCATGAATCTGTCCCTGGCATGCGTTATAGTCGATATCTTCGCCTCTCAATGGCTGCCTTCGGTAAGTATCAATCACAATCTTTTATCACGTCCACAATTAATTAATATCTCTGTGTTTACTATACTATATATTAATAATATCTCAATCTTTGCATGCTTCTTCGATTCATTAATTAAGGAGTAACTTTTTAACTAACGGTGTAAAATTTTTTACAATATTAGGTCACTTAAATGTAATTAAAGATAATTATCTATATCAGTGAAAATAATAACctgaaaaataagacaaaaaactATGAAGATTTTCTCATCTCTGAAAAATTGTAGGTGAAAAGCTGGGGAAAATTTTAGCACTATTTCCAACCATGTACCTATCAGGTGGTACTTGCGTTACACTTATTATGATCGGAGGTGGAACTATGAAGATTTTCTTCCAAACTATCTGTGGATCTAATCATTGCCATTTAACCTCTCTAAGTACAATAGAGTGGTACATTGTATTCACTGTTTCAGCCATAATTCTTGCTCAGCTTCCTAATTTAAATTCCATTGCTGGAATTTCTCTCGTCGGCTCGATCTCGGCAGTGACTTATTGTACCTTGACATGGGTAGTTTCTGTTGTCAAAGAAAGGCCAGAAGATGTTTCTTTTGAAACTGTTGAAAATAAATCTGATTTGGAAAGAGTTTGTAGCATTTTGAATGCTATTGGAATGATAGCTTTTGCTTTCAGGGGACATAATCTTGTCCTTGAGATACAGGTTGTTAACTAGGCAATATTACAAATTAAAGTTGTGTACTAAATATTTACTGTTCAAAAGTTCTTGTTTTCTTAATATGGGTTGGTGTGTCACAGGGTACAATGCCTTCTAGCTTAAAGAACCCATCTCATGTGCCCATGTGGAAAGGAGTCAAGTTCTCATATTCTATTATTGCTTTGTGTTTGTTTCCACTGGCAATTGGAGGCTACTGGGCTTATGGAAACCTGGTAAGGTCTTTAAaagtttttgttattgttttatagaaaaaaatttcaaatttatcCCTCTATTATATAAAATATCTCAATTTTACTGTCCATTATACTTTGAGGTGTTCATACCCTTATCGTTATAGCAATTTGTCTCGTATTTGTCCTTGATTTTAAGAGAGCTCCAGCGAGGATCGGGTAGATTCCACGTGCCAGAATACTTCATGAAAGGTCTAGATTGATTCCTCTACTTATAACAACGGTTTAAAATTGGCTGCCACTATAGTTTAGGGTGGGGTTAAGTCAAGGTAAATGCCAAATACGAGACAATTTGCTAATACCAAGGGTATGAATAACCTCAAAATATAACGAAAGGTAAAGTTAAGACATCTCATGTAAGTAGATGAGTGTTTTTTTCCCCTTGTTATAAACACTTCATAAACCTAAGGAAAAGAGCATAAGTTGAACATTAACAATGTTTTTGTTTTGTCATGACAGATGCCAAATGGAGGGATATTGAGTGCATTGGACAAATACCATGGAAAAGACACATCAAAAGTAATTTTAGGAATAACAAGtttactggtggttgtccatagCCTTACATCATTCCAAATCTATGCAATGCCAGTTTTTGATAATTTGGAGTTTAGGTACACCAGCAACAAGAAAAAACCCTGTCCATGGTGGCTTAGAACAGGGTTTAGAGTATTCTTTGGATGCCTAGCATTTTTCATATCAGTGGCACTTCCCTTTTTGCCTAGTTTGGCTGGTCTAATTGGGGGAATTGCTTTGCCAGTTACTTTGGCATATCCTTGTCTAATGTGGATAATGATCAAGAAACCTCAGACATATACTTCAACTTGGTTTGTTAATTGGTCTCTTGGACTTTTAGGCTTGGTTCTAAGTGTACTTTTGGTTTTTGGTGCTATATGGACTATAGCAATTCAAGGTATGGATGTCCACTTTTTCAAGCCACAGTAAGGACCCAAATGGTTCAGGAAATTGATCAAAATCTAACCAGTACTGGAAAGGTATAACTTTATTGGTTAAGGAAAGGGGAAAGGGCAAAAAGAACCTAACAGCAGCCACCAAAGGAGAAAGTTGCAACTTGTACTCTGTAAATATAAAAGCATGCAAGCACCTATATCTTGTTTGTCAATTTCATATGTAAAAATCATATTGCTTgtaataggaaaaagaaaaaaaagttcagATTTCAAAGATCAAGATCCTTCTGATTTGGGGACATTTGGTTCTTGTGGTTAGCACTCAATGCTGACAGGACATATGCATTTCATGAGATATCTCGAGTCTTGACTGAACAAGAGATATATAAGAATGATGTTACAGGAAAATTACATTGTAGGGCTGAGGCTAAACTTACATGAAGCTTTATCAACCAGCCCAAACACCTATAGTTATTtaagatttttcatatttcatatcaaAAAATTGGTTGCGCGTACCAAGAAGTTGGTTGCGCGTAGCAAAAGGTTGTTCTCCATTCGCACACTTCTACATTGATAAGGGAAGAAGCATCCTTCGCTTCTTCTTCCTGGCTGCTGTAACTTGCTTTGCAATTGTCACACATAAAAGCAATAGCAAGCTAACACATACTAAGATAAATGCAAGCTTCGGATGCTTGAAATACAGTGAAACCGCAGAGAAAACCAGGAGTGCCAAAATAACCAGTTCAAATATTACAAAGATGACGACATCTGCCCTGCATCaaagcaaaaaaaaaggaaataagaaaaaaaaaggctCAGAACAGAACAAATAGTACACAGATAATAGAAACCACTGACAAAATATTTGAGTTGCTATGAATTTAAGCAGTAAACTATTGAGAAAAGGGCAAAATCAAGTACCATGCTACCAGTTATTTCACAaaagaaattgcccaaaaagaTTTAAACAGCTCTCAAGCCCAAAGATGCAGTTCATTCATTCTTCATCAATGTCCACTCTCAATGAGGTTTAGGATGATCATTTATCCATTCTACCATTTGCAACCTCCCCATGGTTTAATGGTTCTGATTCTTTCAAGAAAATTATGATAGGAATAACAAATAGGATGATTTAGGTTACTAGAGGAAAGAGAATCAAGAAAATGATAGTTCGGTTTTCAGATCCCCCTATTACTAAAAATGCAAGAACAAGAGCTTTTGCAGATAAGACCATCAGCTCTAGAGCCCCAAGAGAGTGAACGGAATTGCATTCTTACAACTGGGAACACTAAACAATGACAAAAAATCATCAAGCGAGTGCACCATGAGTAAGGAATCGGGGAAAACATTAATTATGGCTGCATAATAAGGTACTCAATTAGCTTTACGAACTTCTCATTAGCCTTCCTAGGCTGGTTACTTCCAGTGCCTTGGTTTTAATTATTTAGCTTGCTTGCATATAACAAGTTCGAACTTGAAAGATTCAACATTGGAAATCTATGGGTTCTAATGTAGCTGATGTGGAGGGTTCATAACAAAAGCTTTAGACAAAATGGACACTGAAGAAGGGAAGATACATCGCACATATTTATATTCTCTATATTCTTGAAGCAAAAATCACACCTGGTATCTACTTGCAAAGATGAAAGGACAACCTTTACTTGGAGAAATATAAAGATTCAGatgtaaggggtcgtttggtttgaagacaagTTATGTTCGGATTAGTTATGCTAGGATTATCAAAATACTGGGattagttatgctgagattaACTATCCtaatattattttctattaactgtttggtatgttgtattactCATGGCATTGTCAATTGTACTGCATTATCCTGGGATAGCTTATCATGAGATTACTATTCCACCCTCTgacaggtataagttatcccggtactATTTTTAATCCTGAGATTAGTAACCAAACAAGGGATAAGATGGTACTAAATTTTATCCCAGGATTATTTTTGCTTATCCatcgtaccaaacgacccctaagtgtcTTGCAGTTGGGGATTTCACCTTCCTCGTTGTACTGACCATGCAATAATTAACCCGGTCTAAACCTCTACTAGGTTCAGAGAAGTGAGGGGAAAAGGCAGAGTAAGAATTAATGATTCCAACGTCTCATTTCGAGCTAACATATAAAGTCTACATATAATAATCAATCGATTCATCTGTTAGCAAGAATTACGAATTCCTACGTCTCATTTCAAGCTAACCTATAAAGTCTGCATGTAAAATTCAATCACACAATCTATTCACagcaaatttcaaaaataaaatgactaaCTTTGCTGAAACTTTCAACATAAGCATTTCTAAATCAATATATAGCTAGATGAAACTTTTCCCACAAAAAAGTTCTTCCACTATATTTAACAAAAAAACACATTATGCCTCTCATCTAAAGTTCTCAACTTTAATCATACAGCCATGCAATGCAAAGAAATACTTCAATAAATTAACCAAAACTTTGACAaacacaaaaatttcaaattaaaccaaaaacTCAAATTTTCCAAAACTACTGTTGGTCTAATAACAGGAACAACCCCAAAATCATAAACTTTCCCAAACCAAATCCAAATTTAGCAAAATGTGTATACACATTACACGTAAATTAGATTGTGAGCCACTGATATCCACAAATATTACTAAATTTCGATGATAGCGGGaaatgaattgaaaaagaaaagctGTAATAGGAAATGAAGAGAAGAAGATAGAAATACTAATCGAATACCTTGTCGATGtgatgttagaggtggaggagaAGAACGAGACGGAGGCCCAATCATGCTTTGATCGAATCTGATATTCTCTCAGCTGCTCCGCCAAATTCGATCGCGTTATCATGATTCCGCCCCCTTCCTCCTTTCTCTCCTCCCCCTGCCTTTTCTAGCTTCTCCTTCTCAATCTAATCAAATGTAAATGTGTAATTCTCTAGTTTGTGGCGGAGATTTCGAATCGCCGTTCCTTTCCGGCGACGAGATTACGGCCGCCGGCGGAAGGAACTTTGAATTACTATGAAGAATAGATTCCGACACCAGTATCTCACCTTACTTGTTATTGACTTTTTGTTTTTCACTTTTACCCCTAAAACGTTTTTGGAGATATTACTAATTTCTCTGAAAATATGTTTGTATGATTTATTTTTtcgaaatgaaataaaataaaataaaaatatataaatatcatgAAAGACATATACAAATGAGTCGTCATTAGTGTGAGAATAATTTAATTATATACAAATACTTTTTTTATAACTGTGGAGTTATATATGGGCTCGGTATTGGACTCGTACTTATTTAGTCTTGTAATCaggggtgtacaaaccgaaccggaaaatcgcaccaaaccgaaaagtcaaaccaaaccgattaaaaaactcgactaggtttgatttgatttggtttggtattgaatcAAAAAACCCGAATCAatccgacatataaatatataatttttatatgtacttttaagattttatatagaaatttctttaaaaaatatatagaaatatttgggattatCTTGCGGGGTATGATAATAGTATATGAAGTGCTAcatatttattaaccttaaataatgggttgtatgatcactttctcatcaagtgttactgaaatgcgtcaatctttttgttcttccatattcacatcatatgttaagatctattaaattgttatatctttttcgaatgtgaagtgattattattatttaggtatcatattgatttttacgtttaattactaaatttggttaaccttgaaagtgtatATCAATGAAACATTATTGTCAGAATATAGTTGGTTTGGTCCGTTTTACCAACctggtccatgtacacccctacttgTAATGAATGAGCTAACCAACATTATACAGTCAAAtctctctataacagcctcgtttgttccaaatatttttgaatgttatagcgaagtgttattatatagaacatatattattacataacatgaaaattggttccgaaaaaaCTTAGcgtttatagtgaagtgttgttatataagaATGATGTTATTGAGAGGTCTGACAATATAAGTTTCACCGCAGaacttcataaaaaaaaattatattgaacACAACTATATCTAAATACTCTTTTTAACTTTAActccaaataattattttttcactTCGACCAAATCATTTCCAAATGCCTAAGATCCTGGTCACCAAATCTTATCACCTTCTTTTGATCTTAGACGCATTTTGTCACCTTCAACATTTTCTCATTCATAGTAGGAATTGACTTACTTGCTTTATTACTTAAACTCGTAAGTAAATAGAGAAGTTCATTCAGTTTTTTGTCAATTTATCTTtgatatataaaattaaatcacCTTTGTTtactaaaaaatattaaattttgaataTAAGTTTTCTAaggaagaaattcaaaaatagccagatttacaactggtcgttcaaaaatagcccagtttt
The nucleotide sequence above comes from Nicotiana tabacum cultivar K326 chromosome 12, ASM71507v2, whole genome shotgun sequence. Encoded proteins:
- the LOC107775700 gene encoding lysine histidine transporter-like 8; its protein translation is MGSELVEIKMSQSPLKIGDKEVQNTVSLTPSPILDSIPKTPKSPFGARIMTPLASPMKKALTYMEEIGHFTKLDPQDAWLPITESRNGNAYYAAFHTLSSGIGVQALVLPLAFITLGWIWGIISLSIIFMWQLYTLWLLIQLHESVPGMRYSRYLRLSMAAFGEKLGKILALFPTMYLSGGTCVTLIMIGGGTMKIFFQTICGSNHCHLTSLSTIEWYIVFTVSAIILAQLPNLNSIAGISLVGSISAVTYCTLTWVVSVVKERPEDVSFETVENKSDLERVCSILNAIGMIAFAFRGHNLVLEIQGTMPSSLKNPSHVPMWKGVKFSYSIIALCLFPLAIGGYWAYGNLMPNGGILSALDKYHGKDTSKVILGITSLLVVVHSLTSFQIYAMPVFDNLEFRYTSNKKKPCPWWLRTGFRVFFGCLAFFISVALPFLPSLAGLIGGIALPVTLAYPCLMWIMIKKPQTYTSTWFVNWSLGLLGLVLSVLLVFGAIWTIAIQGMDVHFFKPQ
- the LOC107775702 gene encoding uncharacterized protein LOC107775702 codes for the protein MITRSNLAEQLREYQIRSKHDWASVSFFSSTSNITSTRADVVIFVIFELVILALLVFSAVSLYFKHPKLAFILVCVSLLLLLCVTIAKQVTAARKKKRRMLLPLSM